In a genomic window of Mustelus asterias unplaced genomic scaffold, sMusAst1.hap1.1 HAP1_SCAFFOLD_2588, whole genome shotgun sequence:
- the ndufv3 gene encoding uncharacterized protein ndufv3 produces MAVLLRALGVRGLRQVLMERSELQAVTLATKATEPRKKKKVKGAEILNRDSPTAEITSTQRANLLSKKTLLLFPTKALGPIPFLGETLSSTQNTLEDGEPSVAASHAGVSRDPVAKIPVSAEEEADSSSDSSSDSDEESVTEDDGQSPTESPKCVPVRSSTDRAAERDPVRSSTDRAAERDPVRSSTDRAAERDPVRSSTDRAAERISDRSKKPGGESQELSAEIKVPVSKDSTCTGWSSGEERGPQTGHTQSITQRKQVLSSSQTCAGVKATVTESRAGSVPITKSITPEPTASSPPREWVLPAQSETPERQHQTAKEGTPEATPPPLAETPLEPMGMPVEEPVEEVLDTSTYKNTQHHDYTPLTFVDLDVEMAKYRLPQPSSGRLSPRH; encoded by the exons ATGGCGGTGTTGCTGCGGGCGCTCGGAGTCCGCGGCCTGCGGCAG GTGTTAATGGAGCGATCGGAGCTTCAAGCAGTGACTCTTGCCACCAAAGCAACAGAGCCACGGAAGAAGAAGAAAGTCAAGG GCGCTGAGATCCTGAACAGAGATTCTCCAACTGCAGAGATAACCAGCACACAACGAGCAAACCTCTTATCCAAGAAAACACTGCTGCTTTTTCCTACCAAAGCTCTTGGCCCAATCCCATTCTTGGGAGAGACACTCAGCTCCACACAAAACACTCTAGAAGATGGTGAGCCATCAGTGGCAGCCAGTCACGCAGGTGTCAGCAGAGACCCTGTGGCCAAGATACCAGTTAGTGCTGAGGAAGAGGCCGACTCCAGCTCGGACTCCAGCTCGGACTCAGATGAAGAAAGTGTGACTGAAGATGATGGACAGTCTCCAACTGAATCGCCAAAGTGTGTTCCTGTCCGTTCCAGCACAGACAGAGCTGCTGAGCGTGATCCTGTCCGTTCCAGCACAGACAGAGCTGCTGAGCGTGATCCTGTCCGTTCCAGCACAGACAGAGCTGCTGAGCGTGATCCTGTCCGTTCCAGCACAGACAGAGCTGCTGAGCGGATAAGTGATAGGAGCAAGAAGCCAGGAGGAGAGTCGCAGGAGCTCTCTGCAGAAATCAAAGTGCCCGTCTCCAAGGACTCGACTTGCACGGGTTGGAGTAGTGGAGAGGAGAGAGGACCACAAACTGGCCACACACAGTCGATAACACAGAGGAAGCAAGTGTTGTCAAGCAGTCAAACCTGTGCTGGAGTCAAAGCCACAGTCACAGAATCCAGAGCAGGTTCTGTCCCGATAACCAAATCCATAACTCCAGAACCCACAGCAAGTAGCCCCCCGAGAGAATGGGTGCTGCCAGCACAGAGTGAGACGCCAGAACGACAGCACCAGACAGCTAAGGAGGGAACTCCAGAAgctactcccccaccactggcagAGACACCACTGG AGCCAATGGGAATGCCTGTCGAGGAGCCTGTCGAGGAGGTGTTGGACACTTCCACCTACAAGAACACCCAGCACCATGATTACACCCCACTAACCTTTGTAGATCTGGACGTGGAGATGGCAAAGTACCGGTTACCTCAGCCCTCTTCAGGAAGGCTATCTCCTCGACACTGA